In the genome of Deltaproteobacteria bacterium, the window TGCCTTCATCGAGCCGGTAGACGATGTTGCCCCAGAACGGCATGAAATAGGACGGCGGAAACATTGCGCGGTCAAGCAAGAGGCCAATTCCATCGCGCACGTTCAGCGGCGGCAAGAACGG includes:
- a CDS encoding VacJ family lipoprotein codes for the protein PFLPPLNVRDGIGLLLDRAMFPPSYFMPFWGNIVYRLDEGINNRSLNLDRFERVAESTVDLYSAVRNGYLQRRVAAIRQ